A part of Anolis sagrei isolate rAnoSag1 chromosome 3, rAnoSag1.mat, whole genome shotgun sequence genomic DNA contains:
- the LOC132772095 gene encoding NEDD4-binding protein 2-like 2 isoform X3, which produces MLHAARRPRYFDNRDVSATESSSKRVKPSEEPYGKSYEGLQILHEEIHVKKTHSGFIPLSLYDDEAQEEKETTDILFNKTFSGNKTVSSKHLESMKNTEVSGNKYGLSNNTSAIHNGENIGFSGKHKNKGEIELYSTSTAFIGPIYKNEDGRQHDKKKKHTDSNCQKVSGALSNGHYNKEMTPKYVHSCDAPKIEDELSQFYSEIDQLESNDNCLDSHVQATVTNLNEQPAECNKSIQVVCASSREWSCRTSPNWGDGQCFYKEPSGYATGNEPYPYYNHTSSRNSSGQCCNNERDVCETEPLCNKQESSIFWNDSVPHFKPSWQPTAPFIIPCGPSPPQFATQFNLQETSSSPFPSHIFHSSNVGPLKNTHVTMSSSTPDQSNEFVNRFGTHNMQTARNGYNMSDGHVVNGFCETQGSWKDFKMCQNEGSSIVSQQIPETKFCESQKLLFILRGLPGSGKTTLSHILLRKSRDGIVFSTDDYFRQNNGCWSYNIALLGNAHDWNQKRAKEAMDHGRSPIIIDNTNTQAWEMKPYVEAALEKGYRVEFHEPDTWWKFNPEELEKRNEHGVSREKIVQMLERYEYQMSIPIVMNSVLPFHKTSQRPPPQRRQRDLITR; this is translated from the exons atGCTTCATGCTGCCCGTAGGCCGAGATACTTTGACAATCGGGATGTATCAGCAACCGAATCATCTTCTAAAAGGGTGAAACCATCTGAGGAGCCATATGGTAAATCCTACGAAGGTCTGCAAATACTTCATGAGGAAATACATGTTAAAAAAACacatagtgggtttattccattgTCCCTGTATGATGATGAGgcacaagaagaaaaagaaactacAGACATCCTATTTAACAAGACGTTTTCTGGTAACAAAACAGTGTCATCAAAGCATTTGGAGTCAATGAAGAATACTGAGGTTTCTGGAAATAAATATGGTCTTTCTAACAATACTAGTGCAATTCATAACGGAGAAAACATTGGTTTCAGTGGAAAACATAAGAACAAAGGAGAGATTGAACTGTATAGCACAAGCACAGCATTTATTGGACCCATTTATAAAAATGAAGATGGTCGTCAacatgataaaaagaaaaagcataCTGATAGCAACTGCCAAAAAGTATCAGGAGCTTTGAGCAATGGACATTATAATAAAGAAATGACACCAAAATATGTTCACTCCTGTGATGCACCAAAAATAGAAGATGAGTTGTCCCAATTCTATAGTGAAATTGATCAGCTTGAAAGCAATGACAATTGCTTAGACAGTCATGTACAGGCAACAGTAACAAACTTAAATGAACAACCAGCAGAATGTAATAAATCTATCCAGGTTGTTTGTGCCAGCTCTCGAGAATGGTCCTGTAGAACATCACCGAATTGGGGTGATGGTCAGTGTTTTTATAAAGAGCCAAGTGGTTATGCAACAGGCAATGAACCATATCCTTACTATAACCACACTAGTAGCAGAAATAGCAGTGGGCAGTGTTGTAATAATGAACGAGATGTATGTGAAACAGAACCATTATGTAATAAGCAAGAAAGTTCTATATTCTGGAATGATTCTGTGCCTCATTTTAAGCCTAGTTGGCAACCAACAGCTCCATTTATAATACCTTGTGGTCCTTCACCACCTCAGTTTGCCACTCAGTTCAATTTGCAGGAAACAAGTTCTTCACCATTTCCTTCACATATTTTCCATTCCTCGAACGTGGGACCATTAAAAAACACCCATGTTACCATGAGCAGTTCAACACCTGATCAAAGTAATGAGTTTGTGAATCGTTTTGGTACTCATAATATGCAGACTGCCAGAAATGGATATAATATGTCTGATGGACACGTGGTTAATGGTTTCTGTGAAACCCAAGGAAGTTGGAAAGACTTTAAAATGTGCCAGAATGAAGGATCCAGCATTGTTTCTCAGCAGATTCCTGAGACTAAATTCTGTGAATCACAGAAGCTACTCTTCATTTTAAGAGGTCTTCCAGGCTCAGGGAAGACAACATTGTCCCA TATTCTTCTTCGTAAGAGCCGGGATGGCATTGTATTCAGTACCGATGATTACTTTCGTCAGAACAATGGATGCTGGTCATATAATATTGCTTTGCTTGGTAATGCTCATGACTGGAACCAGAAGAGAG CGAAAGAAGCAATGGACCATGGAAGATCCCCAATTATAATAGACAACACAAATACACAAGCTTGGGAAATGAAGCCTTATGTGGAAGCG gctcTAGAAAAGGGCTACAGAGTTGAATTCCATGAACCAGACACATGGTGGAAGTTTAACCCTGAGGAATTAGAAAA